CGGCGGCAATTTCAATCCGTGCATCGACTGCAAGATCCTGATGATGCGCCGCGCACGGGAAGTGATGGAGGAGGTGGGAGGGCGGTTCATCGTCAGCGGCGAGGTGCTGGGGCAGCGGCCCATGTCTCAGCGGAGAGACGCCATGAGGATCATCGAGCGGGACGGTGGGGTGGAGGACATTCTGCTTCGGCCGTTGAGTGCGAAGCTCTTCGGGCCGACGTTGCCTGAGCGGGAGGGGTGGGTGGATAGAGAGCGCCTCTTTGATTTTTCCGGTCGGACCCGAAAGCCCCAGATGGCCCTGGCTGAGGTATTGGGGGTGACGGAATATCCCTCTCCTGCGGGAGGGTGCTGCCTGACGGATCCGATCGTTTCCGGTCGTATCAGGACGCTGTTTGAAGAGACCCACACACCCGGGCCAGAGGTCATTGCCCTTGTACGTATCGGGCGGCCCTTTCGGCTGCCGGGAGGGGGCATTCTTTCGGTGGGGAGGAACCAGGAGGAAAACGGGAAGCTTGAACAGCAGGCGGTTCCGGGCGACCTGTTCGTGAAATTGAAAGACATCCCGGGCCCCCTGGGGATCATCCGGGGAGGATATTCCCCAGGCGATGTGCACATCGCCGGGTCCATTGTGGCCAGATACGCGAAAGTCACGGACGGCGAGAGCGTGGTGATCGTCACGGGGGGGGATATCAAGAGCCTTTCGGACGAGACGCGGGTGTTCCGAGCCCGGGACGAGGATATTGAGAAGATGCGTTTTTAACATATTGACTCTGAATTATTGAAAAAGGATAGTACATGCGCCGTACAAAAATTATTTCCACCGGAAGGTATCTCCCTGAGAGGGTTGTTACCAACGCCGAGCTGGAAAAGTTTATGGATACCACCCATCAGTGGATTCTCGATCGCAGCGGCATCGAGGAGAGACGCTACGCCGAATTCGGCGTCGGTCCGTCGGACCTCGGGTACGAAGCGGCGGTCATCGCCCTGGAGCGGGCGGGGATGGAGATCACCGATATCGACATGATCATCTTCGCCACACTCAGTCCCGATAACGGATTTCCGGGACCGGGGTGCCGCCTGAATCGACGCCTGGAGGCGAAGGGGATCGCCACGGTGGATGTGAGAAACCAGTGCACGGGATTCGTCTACGGCATGTCCATTGCCGACCAGTTCATCAAGAACGGCATGTACGACCATGTCCTTGTGGTGGGGGGGGAGGTCCACTCCACCGGGCTCGAGTTTGCGGACCGGGGCCGGGAGGTGACGGTGCTCTTCGGCGATGGGGCGGGGGCCGTCATACTGGGACCCTCGGAGGATGAGGACAGGGGGATACTCTCTACCCATCTCCACGCCGATGGCAAAGGATTCAAGGAGCTGTGGGTGGAATTCCCGGCCAGCCGCCGGATGCCCCGGGAGATTCACCAGGCCCTGGATGACGGGCGCCAGTGGCCCCGGATGAACGGGACGAGGGTGTTCAAGAACGCGGTCGTGAGATTACCGGAGGTGATCACCGAGGCCCTGGACGCCAACGGGTATACGGTTGAAGACATCGATCATTTGGTCCCGCACCAGGCGAACATGCGCATCAACCAGTTCGTGGGTCACAAGATGAAAATCCCGAACGAAAAGATATGGCACAACATCCAGCGATACGGCAACACCACCGCCGCCACGATCCCCATCTGTCTGGACGAGATGATCGAGCAGGATAAATTAAAGGAAGGAGACGTGGTGGTAATCGCCGCTTTCGGTGCCGGCTATACCTGGGGATCGGTGCTGATTCGCTGGTAACAGTCGTCTGCTCCGTTGTTTTTTTCTGTTTTAGATTTTTCAGGCGGAAGGCGTTCGGTTGTTGTGACGTCTTCCGCGTTTTTTGAGCCGTCATCTCGCCCGTGCGGGCCGAAGGGGCGCGCCTCGTGCCCATTGAGAGATCTTACGGGAACGGTATCCGACCATGTCCGACCTGACCCCCATGCTCAGGCAATATATGTCGATCAAGGAGGAGTATCCCGACTGCGTCCTCTTTTTTCGCATGGGGGATTTTTACGAGATGTTCTTCGACGACGCCCGAGAGGCAGCGCCGATTCTGGAGATCGCCCTGACTACCCGGGACAAGAACCGGGAGAATCCGGTCCCCATGTGCGGGATTCCCTATCACGCCGCGGAGAGCTATATCGAAAAGCTCGTCAACCGGGGCAGAAAGGTGGCGGTATGTGAGCAGGTGGAGGACCCGTCCCAGGCGAAGGGGATCGTTCGCCGTGAGGTGATACGGGTGGTCACGCCGGGTCTTTCGGCGGCCCTCGGGAAATTCAATGCCGCCGAGAACAACTACCTATGCGGCGTTTCCCATAAGGACGACCGCTTCGGCGCCGCGTTTCTTGATTTTTCCACAGGCGTCTTCCAGATCACCGAGCTTTCTGACCTTGGGGAGTTGATGGACCAGCTCGCGGGGCGAAATCCCCAGGAGGTGGTGCTCTCGGAAGATGAGGAAAACAGCCCGCTGGCAGACAGACTCTCACGGACCCTGGGGGGTGCCCTGGTCAATTTCACGGATAACTCCCGTTTCGGGACGGACCGGGCCGTATCGGTCCTCACGGAGGTCTATGACCTGGCAGGCATTGAGGGTCTGGGCCTCGGTGGGCATCCCCTGGCCCTTACGGCCGCCGGAGGTGTGTTGAGCTACGTGGTGGACTACAAGCTGGGGGACGTCACTCATCTCAGCCTTCCCCGCCTCTATCTTCCCACAGACTTCATGATCATCGACGAGGTGACCGGGAAGAACCTGGAACTGTTTCGCACCGTCTATGAGGGCAGGCGCACAGGCTCGCTCTTGTCCGTGATGGATCGAACCACCACCTCGATGGGCGCGAGGCTCCTGAAACGTACGCTTGCCCAGCCCATGATAGATCGGCGTGAAATCGAACGGCGACACGATCTGGTCCAGGAGCTGGTGGAGAGACAGGAGAAGACCGATGAGCTTGTCTCTTTGTTGGCGGACATGGCAGATCTCGAGCGGATCGCCGGCAGGGTTTCCACCCGTATCGCCAACCCCCGGGATGTGGCCGCCCTGGCGTCATCCTTGGGGCGTATCGGTCCCATTCGACGGATTCTTGAGGGATTCGAGTCGGTAACGGCGGCGTCTTTGGCGGGCGACCTGGATGATTTTTCACCCCTCATACGGCGTATCGTGTCGACCCTGGTGGAATCCCCTCCCCATACCCTCCGTGACGGCGGCCTGATAAAAGACGGCGTGGACGAGGAGCTTGACGAGCTCAGGGAGATATCCCGGACCGGAAAGCAGTGGATCATCGACCTTGAGAAGTCGGAGCGCCGGCGCACCGGCATCAACAGCCTCAAGGTGCGCTTCAACAAGGTATTCGGGTACTACATCGAGGTAAGCAACACGAACCTTCAGATGGTGCCCGAAGACTACATCAGAAAACAGACCCTGGTATCGGCCGAGCGGTTCATCACCCCGGAGCTGAAGGAATTCGAGGCGAAGGTGCTGGGGGCACAGGATCGCATCACCGCTCTCGAATATGACATATTCGTCAAACTCAGGGAAGAGGTGAGGGACTGGATCCCCATGATCCAGAAGGGCGCCGGGTCCTTGGCGGCGCTGGATATGCTGCTCAGCTTCGCCGTCGTCGCCCGGGAACATGACTTCATCCGGCCGATCATGACCGATAAGCGGGAGATCGACATCACCGGCGGGCGCCACCCGATGGTGGAGGGGTTTCTTCCCTCCGGAAGTTTTGTCCCGAACGACGTGCATCTCGACGCGGAGCATGAGCAGCTACTGATCATTACCGGCCCCAACATGGCGGGCAAATCCACCATCATCAGGCAGGTGGCCCTGATTGTTCTGATGGCCCATACCGGTTCGTTCGTGCCGGCAGAGAAAGCGACGATCGGCATCGTCGATCGGATTTTTTCCCGAGTCGGGGCGTCGGATTCCATCGCCAGGGGTCAGTCCACCTTCATGGTGGAGATGGTGGAAACGGCGAATATCCTCAACAACGCCACCGAAAGATCCCTGGTGATCCTCGACGAGATAGGGCGGGGCACCAGCACCTTCGACGGCGTCTCCATCGCCTGGGCGGTGGCGGAATACCTTCATGACAGCGACACGCACACCCCGCTGACCTTATTTGCCACCCACTATCACGAGCTGACGGAGCTTGCCGTCCTGAAGGAGCGCATAAAAAATTACACGATTTCCGTCCGGGAATGGAACGGACGAATCATCTTCGTGCACAAGATGCAGCCCGGATCGGCGAGCCATAGCTACGGCATCGAGGTGGCCCGCCTGGCGGGGCTCCCCTCCCGGGTACTGGCGCGGGCCAGAGAGATACTGCAGGATCTGGAGGAGGGTGAGCTGTTGCGTCTGGATGACCCCGAATCGGCCGCCGCCGGCTCGCGGCCGCATCCCTCGGGCCAGCTTGACCTCCTGAGTGCGGTCACAAGTCCCGTTGTGGAGAGGCTTCGCCGGATTGATGTCAATACCCTCACGCCTCTGGACGCCCTCTCGACCCTCGACGAGCTGATTCGGCTTTCAGCACAGGTTGATGCGGAGGATGAATCAAAAAAATGATGCAGAATGTAAATTTTTACTTGAAAAACACTTTTCACTATGACATTATACTGGCATTGGTGGAATTGTTTTTGAAAGCCTGAAACTGACCTTCACGCACCATCACCCAGGAAACTTTGTTTTGATCGAACGTAATCGCTCGATACGGGTATTTCAAAAACCACCGTCCGGTTTGTCGAAAATATTATTTTTAAATACCTGTTTGAGTGTCGTAA
This Candidatus Zymogenaceae bacterium DNA region includes the following protein-coding sequences:
- a CDS encoding thiamine biosynthesis protein gives rise to the protein MQPQREKNGTYDAVSLLSGGLDGILATRIVTDLGVQVLALHCTTPFFGHRPGADGDAFIRHMADRYGFAVRIEDVTDTYMKMLSAPEHGYGGNFNPCIDCKILMMRRAREVMEEVGGRFIVSGEVLGQRPMSQRRDAMRIIERDGGVEDILLRPLSAKLFGPTLPEREGWVDRERLFDFSGRTRKPQMALAEVLGVTEYPSPAGGCCLTDPIVSGRIRTLFEETHTPGPEVIALVRIGRPFRLPGGGILSVGRNQEENGKLEQQAVPGDLFVKLKDIPGPLGIIRGGYSPGDVHIAGSIVARYAKVTDGESVVIVTGGDIKSLSDETRVFRARDEDIEKMRF
- a CDS encoding ketoacyl-ACP synthase III, with the translated sequence MRRTKIISTGRYLPERVVTNAELEKFMDTTHQWILDRSGIEERRYAEFGVGPSDLGYEAAVIALERAGMEITDIDMIIFATLSPDNGFPGPGCRLNRRLEAKGIATVDVRNQCTGFVYGMSIADQFIKNGMYDHVLVVGGEVHSTGLEFADRGREVTVLFGDGAGAVILGPSEDEDRGILSTHLHADGKGFKELWVEFPASRRMPREIHQALDDGRQWPRMNGTRVFKNAVVRLPEVITEALDANGYTVEDIDHLVPHQANMRINQFVGHKMKIPNEKIWHNIQRYGNTTAATIPICLDEMIEQDKLKEGDVVVIAAFGAGYTWGSVLIRW
- the mutS gene encoding DNA mismatch repair protein MutS; amino-acid sequence: MSDLTPMLRQYMSIKEEYPDCVLFFRMGDFYEMFFDDAREAAPILEIALTTRDKNRENPVPMCGIPYHAAESYIEKLVNRGRKVAVCEQVEDPSQAKGIVRREVIRVVTPGLSAALGKFNAAENNYLCGVSHKDDRFGAAFLDFSTGVFQITELSDLGELMDQLAGRNPQEVVLSEDEENSPLADRLSRTLGGALVNFTDNSRFGTDRAVSVLTEVYDLAGIEGLGLGGHPLALTAAGGVLSYVVDYKLGDVTHLSLPRLYLPTDFMIIDEVTGKNLELFRTVYEGRRTGSLLSVMDRTTTSMGARLLKRTLAQPMIDRREIERRHDLVQELVERQEKTDELVSLLADMADLERIAGRVSTRIANPRDVAALASSLGRIGPIRRILEGFESVTAASLAGDLDDFSPLIRRIVSTLVESPPHTLRDGGLIKDGVDEELDELREISRTGKQWIIDLEKSERRRTGINSLKVRFNKVFGYYIEVSNTNLQMVPEDYIRKQTLVSAERFITPELKEFEAKVLGAQDRITALEYDIFVKLREEVRDWIPMIQKGAGSLAALDMLLSFAVVAREHDFIRPIMTDKREIDITGGRHPMVEGFLPSGSFVPNDVHLDAEHEQLLIITGPNMAGKSTIIRQVALIVLMAHTGSFVPAEKATIGIVDRIFSRVGASDSIARGQSTFMVEMVETANILNNATERSLVILDEIGRGTSTFDGVSIAWAVAEYLHDSDTHTPLTLFATHYHELTELAVLKERIKNYTISVREWNGRIIFVHKMQPGSASHSYGIEVARLAGLPSRVLARAREILQDLEEGELLRLDDPESAAAGSRPHPSGQLDLLSAVTSPVVERLRRIDVNTLTPLDALSTLDELIRLSAQVDAEDESKK